A region of Myxococcus stipitatus DSM 14675 DNA encodes the following proteins:
- a CDS encoding S41 family peptidase, with translation MSSIWNLISHGVCWARRGQRRGRGTAVLLSLLGGSAWGQSLLSAESWCDFGQAGPTTALPAPVALSAAHGQTRFFGTGPGYHDADLALVSALEGSSVDWDAATSHYADRVEGVCALAASSRTLRAAQVLSVGPIAFIRPGTGDVQVPRHSRAVIIDLRELPAAPGLEEALARAIGAVSTAPVARLSERVRHHIGMTDEMTPESEYSAYRNFVEPRAREPYAATGRAELPVALLTGPALAPAAARFAVDLRMAQRAWLVGAPVHTAVAESKWMPVKRKGMLVRTARLEDAQGAVPDVIPVDSSLSHFGLGVGSSDSVPSAQALQATSFSGVPTPVDRTTPVVRNAPEKRFALEVLPPSAASSGIARADLLILHGATRLFFPYFGTVGDGIDDRLLEMLALVDAVPVTHVQQTQRLLLRFNEVLQDGHGFVYARGGPTPAGYFAVYLDEIGGEPVVRRSVVPDVHPGDTVTSVDGVPMAEWLSVETAHASAATPGWKHEVAARRLVNMNGPSTFGLRGVDGVTRFVQVQPQPQMLLGPPSFRGAGSLADLGAPELHYMNLANQVLSSVGQFRAALAAAQGASGLVLDLRGYPNFGSYEPRRRLIPTPFLTSVFRTPVWTGPEEFGWQEEQGEIEPMSNPSFSGPIVLLVGPKSVSASEDFSMVLTGARRVKVVGRRSAGTNGVVARLLMPGGMLAWFTGMEMLFPDRSTFHGVGIVPDIESTPTAVDLAAGRDTELLRAIEYLRTGQ, from the coding sequence ATGTCCAGCATCTGGAACCTCATCTCTCACGGCGTCTGCTGGGCGCGTCGCGGCCAGCGGCGGGGGCGGGGCACCGCCGTTCTTCTCTCTCTGCTGGGGGGAAGTGCCTGGGGGCAGTCGTTGCTGTCCGCCGAGAGCTGGTGCGACTTCGGGCAGGCAGGTCCAACCACCGCGCTGCCCGCGCCTGTCGCGCTGTCCGCCGCGCACGGGCAGACGCGCTTCTTTGGCACGGGGCCCGGCTACCACGACGCTGACCTGGCTCTGGTCAGCGCGCTGGAGGGGAGCTCCGTGGACTGGGACGCCGCCACGAGTCACTACGCCGACAGGGTGGAAGGTGTCTGCGCGCTAGCCGCGTCGTCCAGGACGCTGCGCGCCGCGCAAGTCCTCTCGGTGGGTCCCATCGCGTTCATTCGTCCAGGCACCGGTGACGTCCAGGTCCCCCGGCATTCCCGCGCGGTCATCATCGACCTGAGGGAGTTGCCGGCGGCTCCGGGGCTCGAGGAGGCGCTGGCTCGTGCCATCGGCGCGGTCAGCACGGCGCCCGTTGCGCGCCTCTCTGAACGCGTCCGGCACCACATCGGGATGACGGACGAGATGACGCCCGAAAGCGAGTACTCCGCCTATCGCAACTTCGTGGAGCCGCGCGCACGCGAGCCGTACGCCGCGACGGGGCGGGCCGAGTTGCCGGTCGCGCTGCTCACCGGTCCGGCGCTGGCTCCCGCGGCGGCTCGATTCGCGGTGGACTTGCGGATGGCCCAGCGTGCCTGGCTTGTTGGCGCTCCCGTCCACACGGCGGTCGCGGAGTCGAAGTGGATGCCCGTGAAGAGGAAGGGGATGCTCGTGCGCACCGCGCGGCTGGAGGACGCGCAGGGGGCGGTGCCCGACGTCATTCCCGTGGACTCGAGCCTCTCCCACTTTGGATTGGGGGTGGGGAGTTCCGACTCCGTCCCATCCGCGCAGGCGCTCCAGGCTACATCCTTCTCTGGCGTTCCCACGCCGGTGGATCGCACCACGCCCGTCGTGCGCAACGCCCCGGAGAAGCGATTCGCGCTCGAGGTCCTGCCGCCCAGTGCGGCCTCATCGGGCATCGCCCGGGCGGACCTCCTCATCCTCCACGGCGCCACGCGGCTGTTCTTTCCCTACTTCGGGACGGTGGGGGATGGCATCGATGATCGCCTGCTGGAGATGTTGGCCTTGGTGGACGCCGTGCCCGTCACGCATGTCCAACAGACGCAGCGACTGCTCCTGCGCTTCAATGAGGTACTCCAGGACGGCCACGGGTTCGTCTACGCACGGGGGGGACCGACGCCGGCGGGCTACTTCGCCGTCTATTTGGACGAAATCGGCGGAGAGCCGGTTGTCCGCCGCTCCGTGGTGCCGGATGTACACCCTGGAGACACTGTGACGAGTGTCGATGGTGTGCCCATGGCGGAGTGGTTGAGCGTGGAGACGGCGCACGCTTCGGCCGCGACGCCTGGCTGGAAGCATGAAGTCGCCGCCAGGCGGCTGGTCAACATGAACGGTCCTTCCACCTTCGGCCTGCGGGGCGTGGATGGAGTCACGCGTTTCGTGCAGGTGCAGCCTCAGCCGCAGATGCTCCTGGGGCCTCCATCGTTCAGAGGAGCGGGAAGCCTCGCGGACCTCGGGGCGCCGGAGCTGCATTACATGAATCTGGCGAATCAGGTGCTCAGCTCCGTAGGGCAGTTCCGGGCGGCCCTCGCCGCCGCGCAAGGTGCCAGCGGTCTTGTCCTGGATCTGCGCGGCTACCCGAATTTTGGCAGCTACGAACCGCGAAGGCGGCTCATCCCGACGCCGTTCCTCACGTCGGTCTTCCGCACCCCGGTATGGACGGGTCCCGAGGAGTTCGGGTGGCAGGAGGAGCAGGGGGAGATCGAGCCGATGTCGAACCCCTCCTTTTCGGGCCCCATTGTCCTCCTGGTGGGCCCCAAGTCGGTGTCCGCGTCGGAGGATTTCTCCATGGTGCTGACCGGTGCCCGGAGGGTGAAGGTCGTTGGCCGCCGCAGCGCGGGGACGAACGGGGTCGTCGCCCGGTTGCTGATGCCTGGAGGCATGCTCGCGTGGTTCACCGGCATGGAGATGCTCTTTCCGGACCGCTCGACGTTCCACGGTGTGGGCATCGTCCCGGACATCGAGTCCACGCCCACGGCGGTGGACCTCGCGGCCGGGAGGGACACGGAGCTGCTCCGGGCCATCGAGTACCTGCGCACCGGCCAGTGA
- a CDS encoding right-handed parallel beta-helix repeat-containing protein: MSKPTYGLLILSALWIPAGSLAEPVRETVRTLYVANNAVDSAACGTRSNPCRSISEAISHALPGERILVGPGRYGDLNSDGDFDDPGEEAAEVATGCRCMILIDKPLQIVSSAGAERTVLDANGAVLDVVNITASEVTFGGPNRGFTLTGAGKVTDDDGIGLDSLGGRNVRVIDNIAQGNGDDGFRVWGDEITVKDNLSLGNGSGMTVTSESGASVVTGNIATDNGKGPVHGHGFTVWLKQGTVKDNHSVGNRAIGFLIFTSGPTQLDFTGNVAIGNRGAGLWLRGDFAPGLHGNSFYGNLGEPVGGAFQSVPNCGVVNDTSLFLDATLNYWGASTGPGGDPADAAGAGSVCDVQGQTQVIPFDASPLHGG; encoded by the coding sequence ATGTCGAAACCAACGTATGGACTGCTCATCCTGAGTGCACTGTGGATTCCTGCGGGGAGCCTCGCGGAGCCGGTGCGGGAGACCGTGCGGACGCTCTATGTCGCCAACAACGCCGTGGACAGCGCCGCCTGTGGCACCAGATCGAATCCGTGCCGCTCCATCAGCGAGGCCATCTCCCATGCCCTGCCGGGTGAGCGCATCCTCGTCGGCCCCGGCCGCTACGGAGACCTCAACAGCGATGGCGACTTCGACGACCCCGGCGAAGAAGCCGCCGAAGTCGCCACAGGCTGCCGCTGCATGATCCTCATCGACAAACCCTTGCAGATCGTCTCGTCCGCCGGCGCCGAGCGCACCGTCCTCGACGCCAACGGCGCCGTGCTGGACGTCGTCAACATCACCGCGAGCGAGGTCACCTTCGGCGGCCCCAACAGGGGCTTCACCCTCACCGGGGCAGGGAAGGTGACCGATGACGATGGCATCGGTCTGGACTCCCTCGGCGGCCGCAACGTGCGAGTCATTGACAACATCGCCCAGGGAAACGGCGACGATGGCTTCCGCGTCTGGGGCGATGAAATCACCGTCAAAGACAACCTCTCCCTGGGCAACGGGTCTGGGATGACCGTCACCTCCGAGTCCGGCGCATCCGTCGTCACCGGAAACATCGCCACCGACAATGGCAAGGGCCCCGTCCACGGCCACGGCTTCACCGTCTGGCTCAAGCAAGGCACCGTCAAGGACAACCACTCCGTCGGCAACCGGGCCATCGGCTTCCTCATCTTCACTTCGGGTCCTACCCAGCTCGACTTCACGGGCAACGTCGCCATCGGCAACCGCGGCGCCGGCCTCTGGCTCCGCGGCGACTTCGCCCCCGGACTCCATGGCAACAGCTTCTACGGGAACCTCGGCGAGCCCGTCGGCGGAGCCTTCCAGTCCGTCCCCAACTGCGGCGTCGTCAACGACACGAGCCTGTTCCTGGATGCTACCCTCAACTACTGGGGTGCCTCGACAGGCCCCGGAGGCGACCCCGCCGATGCCGCCGGTGCGGGTTCCGTGTGCGACGTGCAGGGCCAGACGCAGGTCATTCCCTTTGACGCGAGCCCCCTTCACGGAGGGTAG